The following proteins are co-located in the Xiphophorus hellerii strain 12219 chromosome 2, Xiphophorus_hellerii-4.1, whole genome shotgun sequence genome:
- the LOC116729177 gene encoding LOW QUALITY PROTEIN: serine/threonine-protein kinase WNK1-like (The sequence of the model RefSeq protein was modified relative to this genomic sequence to represent the inferred CDS: deleted 3 bases in 3 codons): protein MSEKPDDKMVKFLAPPQRSGNGPSSGSDSMMGDSRPVEVRRRHHTMERDRCNPEHRFLRRSVISDSNATALALPLPSKIPIPLPPQVQPQELVPPEHKAAATPLLKAEPRSDQSEKSADNGREKQPGKEIEIAKVDVLGQQSAVVQDIRDGEMLIEARTAPCLEAHLPSHRESESVIEVKVSLENEGEEEDKDSARARAEAEQREAEKRVQDDIEEAETKAVGTSPDGRFLKFDIEIGRGSFKTVYKGLDTETTVEVAWCELQDRKLSKTERQRFKEEAGMLKGLQHPNIVRFYDSWEGPSKGKKCIVLVTELMTSGTLKTYLKRFKVMKIKVLRSWCRQILKGLHFLHTRAPPIIHRDLKCDNIFITGPTGSVKIGDLGLATLKRASFAKSVIGTPEFMAPEMYEEKYDESVDVYAFGMCMLEMATSEYPYSECQNAAQIYRRVTSGVKPGSFDKVAIPEVKEIIEGCIRQNKDERYSIKDLLNHAFFQEDTGVRVELAEEDDGEMEAIKLWLRIEDIKKLKGKYKDNEAIEFSFDLNKDVPEDVAQEMVESGYVCEGDHKTIAKAIKDRVSLISRKRAQRQQVREDQEKKRLEEEVQSHSLPPQQQVSQQSGLEVSQSQPVPQPAAYVAPQPTQHSTQISGQPASQQSIQSSSYSTAQSTNVTGMSQGLPQPVYVPQSSGQVQVSIQGQSVSGIQPESEESESDQHLQQTGARDLSDRLPGSSALPEALPPQPNLPYTSPNQHLQPQASCSQMQNDSMSTVQAGQPEVVPGTPTNSSASVTPPQYGVYYQPSPPPQPQLESSSTLAQTPSGAQQPQGSVSLPLSTPVEQPASSSLVPPSGDSCLSDAASGLSDGNDGGSTSGGRHEGRTMKRHQRRSVRSRSRHEKTSKAKLNVLSISNVGDRVAECQLETHNRKMVTFRFDLDGDNPEEIAHIMVESEFILESERESFIEQVREVIEMADEKGESLKDGFPQMSHQQKPELTVPMVPGISPSTTTQVVHSTGRRFIVSPVPESRLKDQFFGAPSANSSVGDEFSSVPLGLSLSAPSGVLQHAFSQLKQARLDRSSTLDSAPTDKESAPAPSFDVANKTQSPPEAAAPTATVPVTSASSPPHSTGRVSPLPTPIPSQTVNNDSSPSPQSSHETAHSQHPPSTSIPTSSSTVSPPSTQTSIPAVPGSQPGNMAAGGPSAPVSERQAFNSAVTSIHSQHPTATTVPGQNQAQPHPTEPEGAEVQSKTVGRDDILTLDMKLRSLFKDQLSASSVSVDHGSGTGTSSPPTGTSSPPPGAALVPPSNLPLTSGVQSVQGSTTPGGSAQPPPSKLRAQTLPTDLEQAATPPSEPVHPFPGPNQSLQGNLDTQIMRAPSPENAQGGDDVQPPERGFTLGRFKVSVAADDAPDPSTIVSSSSLTPSSISSSSSSSSAPSSPDNTLHQSSPLPKGPSEADGVSTISNDSAIQSTNVGRFQVTKSSEASSETSAASKVGRFLVTVTPAPVANSSSQHGSGLPNGPSSSTSDPPNPQLHETSEGDSETEDEALQKEISRLREKHMKEIQLLQSRQKEEIEALYSKMGKSPPPSVVSPAVALGGGRRRRKSHRSRSSGQPSPSHSGQSHGSESPLKQSLPSATGAADGAVSSSVQPLTSSPSLPSLSSPSTGSSGTSSSNGSSLGQNNSNSLSQMGGAAPSASQTQKTKSTFSDDMHQLVDNFARDAKKGPKTGSSATLGLDIIPPANMGRKFSAPGQLGPTHHATSNCTTTTSTHLPNPANPAAPLGQRKGSLGPVNQGFGYASASYSASAWAGPAGSCQVGMHTPPQPLKQYQPPTTVSVSMHPGYHMGTGQTSQATVSHAGTSPRPT from the exons ATGTCGGAAAAGCCAGACGACAAAATGGTGAAGTTCCTAGCCCCCCCTCAGAGAAGTGGAAATGGCCCCAGCTCTGGTTCAGATTCGATGATGGGTGATTCCCGGCCGGTGGAAGTGAGACGTCGACATCACACCATGGAGCGAGACCGATGTAACCCTGAACACCGTTTTTTACGTCGAAGTGTCATCAGTGATTCCAATGCCACAGCACTGGCCCTTCCTTTACCCAGCAAAATCCCCATCCCATTACCTCCACAAGTTCAACCGCAGGAATTGGTCCCTCCGGAGCACAAGGCTGCTGCTACTCCCTTACTGAAGGCTGAACCCAGAAGTGATCAAAGTGAGAAGTCTGCTGATAATGGTAGAGAAAAACAACCGGGGAAAGAAATTGAGATTGCCAAGGTAGACGTTTTGGGACAACAGTCTGCTGTTGTGCAAGACATTAGAGATGGAGAAATGTTGATTGAAGCTCGCACTGCGCCATGTTTGGAGGCACATTTGCCCAGTCACAGAGAATCTGAGAGTGTCATTGAGGTAAAGGTTTCTCTTGAGAatgagggggaggaggaggataaGGACTCTGCCAGGGCACGAGCCGAGGCAGAGCAAAGAGAAGCTGAGAAAAGGGTCCAGGATGACATCGAGGAGGCAGAAACCAAAGCAGTGGGAACATCACCAGATGGACGGTTCCTGAAGTTTGATATAGAAATCGGACGTGGTTCTTTCAAGACGGTCTACAAAGGCTTGGACACTGAAACCACGGTGGAGGTGGCATGGTGTGAGCTGCAG GACCGTAAGCTGTCGAAGACAGAGCGGCAGCGCTTTAAGGAGGAAGCGGGGATGTTAAAGGGACTACAACATCCCAACATTGTTCGCTTTTATGACTCCTGGGAGGGACCTTCCAAAGGAAAGAAGTGCATTGTTCTGGTTACAGAACTGATGACCTCTGGTACACTCAAAAC ATATCTGAAGCGGTTCAAGGTGATGAAAATCAAAGTGCTGCGCAGCTGGTGTCGACAAATCCTCAAAGGACTCCACTTCCTTCACACTCGGGCTCCGCCGATCATCCACAGAGACCTCAAATGTGACAACATCTTCATCACGGGCCCAACAGGATCTGTTAAGATTGGAGACCTGGGACTGGCCACCCTGAAGCGCGCATCCTTCGCCAAGAGTGTTATAG GTACCCCTGAGTTCATGGCGCCTGAGATGTATGAGGAGAAGTACGACGAGTCAGTGGATGTTTATGCCTTTGGAATGTGCATGTTGGAGATGGCCACCTCCGAGTACCCGTACTCAGAGTGCCAGAACGCTGCACAGATCTACCGCAGAGTCACCAGC GGGGTGAAACCGGGCAGCTTCGACAAGGTGGCCATTCCTGAGGTTAAGGAAATCATTGAGGGTTGCATACGTCAGAACAAAGATGAGAG GTACTCCATCAAAGATCTCCTAAACCATGCCTTCTTCCAAGAGGATACTGGCGTACGTGTGGAGTTGGCTGAAGAGGATGATGGGGAGATGGAGGCAATCAAGCTGTGGCTGAGAATTGAGGATATAAAGAAACTGAAGGGGAAGTACAAAGACAACGAAGCTATAGAGTTTTCTTTTGACCTCAACAAAGATGTCCCAGAAGATGTGGCTCAGGAAATG gttgAATCTGGTTATGTTTGTGAAGGGGACCATAAGACCATTGCAAAGGCCATAAAGGACAGGGTGTCTCTAATCTCTCGCAAGAGGGCACAGAGGCAGCAG GTCCGAGAAGATCAGGAGAAGAAACGGCTTGAAGAGGAAGTGCAGAGCCACTCTTTGCCGCCACAACAGCAAGTAAGCCAGCAGTCGGGTCTGGAGGTGTCTCAGTCACAGCCGGTGCCGCAGCCTGCAGCCTACGTTGCACCCCAACCTACCCAGCACAGCACACAGATTAGCGGCCAACCAGCATCACAGCAGAGTATTCAGAGCTCAAGCTACAGTACTGCTCAGTCGACTAATGTCACCGGGATGTCACAGGGGCTTCCCCAGCCAGTTTATGTTCCTCAGTCGAGTGGACAAGTCCAAGTTTCCATTCAGGGACAGAGTGTCAGTGGCATCCAGCCAGAGTCTGAAGAGTCTGAGTCGGACCAACATCTACAACAGACTGGAG CTCGGGACCTGTCGGACAGATTACCTGGTTCCTCCGCCCTTCCTGAGGCCCTGCCTCCTCAGCCTAACTTACCCTACACTTCTCCAAATCAGCATCTTCAGCCGCAAGCGTCATGTTCACAGATGCAAAATGATTCGATGTCAACG GTGCAAGCCGGTCAGCCTGAAGTGGTTCCTGGTACGCCCACCAACTCGTCAGCTTCAGTGACGCCTCCACAG tacgGAGTTTACTACCAACCATCGCCTCCCCCTCAG CCACAGTTGGAGAGCAGCAGCACACTGGCCCAAACTCCGAGTGGAGCTCAGCAGCCGCAG ggTTCTGTGAGTCTTCCTCTCTCAACACCAGTAGAACAACCTGCGAGTTCTTCTTTAGTGCCGCCATCTGGCGACAG CTGCCTGTCAGACGCAGCTTCAGGTCTAAGTGACGGTAACGATGGCGGTTCTACGTCTGGGGGTCGCCATGAGGGCCGCACCATGAAGCGTCATCAGAGGCGATCCGTCCGCAGCCGCTCTCGCCATGAGAAGACCTCAAAGGCCAAGCTAAATGTTCTCAGT ATTTCTAATGTGGGAGATCGAGTCGCAGAGTGCCAACTGGAAACTCACAACAGGAAGATGGTTACCTTCAGATTTGATCTAGATGGGGATAACCCTGAGGAAATTGCACACATAATG GTTGAAAGTGAGTTCATCTTGGAGAGTGAGCGCGAGTCGTTCATCGAGCAGGTCCGGGAGGTCATAGAAATGGCTGACGAGAAGGGAGAGAGCCTTAAAGATGGCTTCCCACAG ATGAGCCATCAACAAAAACCTGAGCTGACTGTTCCCATGGTACCAG GCATCTCCCCCAGCACCACCACTCAGGTGGTTCATTCAACAGGACGGAGGTTCATAGTGAGCCCGGTCCCAGAGTCGCGTCTGAAAGATCAGTTCTTTGGAGCTCCATCTGCTAATTCATCTGTCGGAGACGAATTTTCCTCTG TTCCTTTGGGCCTGTCGCTGTCTGCTCCATCTGGAGTTCTTCAGCACGCGTTCAGTCAACTCAAACAGGCTCGATTGGACAGAAGCAGCACCCTCGACTCGGCTCCAACCGATAAAGAG TCGGCCCCTGCTCCGTCCTTCGATGTCGCTAACAAAACCCAGTCCCCTCCTGAAGCTGCGGCTCCCACCGCCACCGTTCCTGTCACGTCAGCGTCTTCACCTCCTCACTCAACAGGAAGAGTGTCGCCGTTGCCAACACCCATTCCATCCCAGACTGTGAACAACGACTCGAGTCCATCGCCGCAGTCTTCCCATGAAACGGCTCACTCACAGCATCCGCCATCGACCAGCATCCCGACTTCGTCCTCGACCGTTTCTCCTCCATCCACCCAGACGTCCATACCTGCGGTACCCGGGTCACAGCCAGGCAATATGGCAGCC GGCGGTCCATCCGCCCCAGTTTCAGAGCGGCAGGCCTTTAATAGTGCCgttacatccatccattctcAGCACCCGACTGCCACGACGGTACCCGGCCAGAACCAGGCCCAGCCACACCCAACGGAGCCTGAGGGAGCCGAGGTCCAGTCTAAGACGGTCGGCAGGGATGACATCCTAACCCTCGATATGAAGCTCCGTTCGCTCTTCAAGGACCAGCTCTCCGCCTCCTCGGTGTCGGTGGATCACGGTTCAGGCACAGGGACTTCCTCTCCTCCCACCGGaacttcctctcctcctcctggaGCCGCCCTGGTTCCTCCGTCGAACCTTCCCCTCACTTCAGGCGTACAAAGTGTTCAGGGCTCGACCACACCAGGGGGGTCGGCTCAGCCCCCTCCATCAAAGCTCCGGGCTCAG ACTTTACCTACTGATCTTGAGCAAGCTGCTACACCTCCATCTGAGCCTGTACACCCGTTTCCTGGACCAAACCAG TCACTGCAAGGGAATTTAGATACTCAGATAATGAGAGCTCCAAGTCCTGAAAATGCTCAGGGAGGCGACGACGTCCAGCCTCCAGAGAGAGGTTTCACTCTGGGACGCTTTAAA GTCTCTGTCGCAGCCGACGATGCTCCGGATCCGTCCACCATTGTGTCTTCTTCATCCCTCACACCATCCTCTATTTCCTCGTCGTCCTCGTCATCCTCGGCACCTTCAAGCCCAGATAACACACTCCACCAGTCGTCCCCTCTGCCTAAAGGGCCCAGTGAAGCCGACGGAGTCTCAACGATCTCTAATGACTCTGCCATTCAGAGCACCAACGTTGGACGCTTCCAGGTGACCAAAAGCAGCGAAGCCTCGTCTGAAACAAGTGCTGCCTCTAAAGTGGGACGATTTTTAGTCACAG TGACGCCAGCTCCAGTAGCAAACTCCAGCTCACAACATGGCAGCGGTTTGCCGAACGGACCGTCGTCCTCGACCTCTGACCCTCCAAACCCACAACTCCATGAAACCAGTGAGGGGGACTCTGAAACGGAGGACGAAGCCCTTCAGAAAGAAATCAGTCGCCTCAGAGAAAA ACACATGAAGGAgattcagctcctccagagccgTCAGAAAGAGGAAATAGAGGCACTGTACTCCAAAATGGGGAAATCTCCGCCTCCGTCTGTCGTCTCCCCTGCTGTGGCTCTGGGCGGAGGTCGGCGAAGACGCAAAAGTCACAGATCTCGCAGCAGCGGACAGCCCAGTCCCAGTCATTCAG GTCAGAGTCATGGGTCGGAGTCGCCTCTGAAGCAGAGTTTACCGTCTGCAACAGGAGCTGCAGAC GGAGCCGTTAGCTCATCTGTACAACCACTCACATCGTCTCCATCGCTGCCAAGCCTCAGTAGTCCTTCCACTG GATCAAGTGGAACCAGCTCCTCCAATGGGTCGAGCCTCGGCCAGAACAACTCTAACTCTCTGTCCCAAATGGGTGGAGCGGCTCCGTCCGCATCTCAGACCCAGAAGACCAAGAGCACCTTTTCTGATGACATGCACCAGCTGGTGGATAACTTTGCCAGAGACGCTAAGAAAGGGCCTAAGACCGGATCCTCGGCAACTCTGGGACTGGAT ATCATCCCTCCAGCGAATATGGGCCGTAAATTTTCAGCGCCTGGACAGCTGGGTCCGACCCATCACGCAACCTCCAACTGCACAACCACCACCAGCACCCACCTGCCCAACCCGGCCAATCCCGCGGCCCCTCTGGGGCAGAGGAAAGGCTCCCTGGGTCCAGTCAACCAGGGTTTCGGCTATGCTTCAGCCTCCTACAGTGCTTCTGCGTGGGCCGGACCCGCAGGCAGCTGCCAGGTCGGCATGCATACCCCCCCTCAGCCACTAAAGCAGTACCAGCCCCCCACTACGGTCTCAGTGTCCATGCACCCAGGCTACCACATGGGAACAGGTCAGACCAGCCAGGCCACGGTCAGCCACGCAGGGACCAGTCCAAGGCCTACGTAG